A part of Paenibacillus donghaensis genomic DNA contains:
- a CDS encoding aldo/keto reductase translates to MNRLKETDYAEIAQVNRANRITLSDGTSVARIGQGTWNMGDRNSGRAEEIAALKLGVELGMDLIDTAEMYGEGRSELLVGEAIRGIRDQVFLVSKVYPHNAGGVNLVRSCEESLKRLGTDRLDLYLLHWKGNIPLEETVRGMEQLVADGKIARWGVSNLDTDDMKQLLNIDDGTHCATNQVLYHLGSRGIEHDLLPWMRGQNIPAMAYSPLAQAGSLRKGLLENETVLEIAAKHQADPLQVMLAWTLRSGDVIAIPKAASPEHAACNAAAGLITLAEEELWKLDDAFPVPSWKVPLDMI, encoded by the coding sequence ATGAACAGATTGAAAGAAACCGATTATGCAGAAATAGCCCAAGTAAACCGGGCAAACCGGATTACTCTTTCCGACGGAACCTCCGTAGCGCGGATCGGGCAAGGGACATGGAATATGGGAGACCGAAACTCTGGCAGAGCCGAAGAAATAGCGGCGTTGAAGCTGGGCGTCGAGCTGGGTATGGACCTGATTGACACGGCAGAAATGTATGGAGAGGGACGCTCGGAGCTGCTGGTGGGTGAGGCGATCCGCGGCATCCGCGATCAGGTATTTCTGGTGTCCAAAGTATACCCGCACAATGCCGGAGGGGTGAATCTGGTCCGCAGCTGTGAAGAGAGTCTGAAGCGGCTGGGTACCGACCGGCTTGACTTGTATTTGCTGCACTGGAAGGGCAATATTCCGCTCGAAGAAACGGTGCGCGGCATGGAGCAGCTGGTGGCTGACGGCAAAATCGCCCGTTGGGGTGTATCGAATCTCGACACGGACGATATGAAGCAGCTGCTGAATATCGACGACGGCACCCATTGCGCCACCAATCAGGTGCTCTACCACCTGGGCTCCAGGGGGATTGAGCACGATTTGCTGCCTTGGATGAGAGGGCAGAACATTCCGGCGATGGCCTATTCCCCATTAGCCCAGGCAGGCTCCCTGCGCAAGGGACTGCTGGAGAATGAGACGGTGCTGGAAATTGCCGCCAAGCACCAGGCTGACCCGCTGCAGGTGATGCTGGCCTGGACCCTCCGCTCCGGCGATGTGATCGCCATTCCGAAGGCGGCGTCACCGGAGCATGCCGCTTGTAATGCAGCCGCCGGTCTGATCACGCTTGCCGAGGAGGAGCTGTGGAAGCTGGACGATGCGTTCCCGGTTCCCTCCTGGAAGGTGCCGCTGGATATGATTTAA
- a CDS encoding PTS sugar transporter subunit IIA, with the protein MNILSENKVIMHGAAADKTEAIKMAGRLLVDAGHVTDEYVPKMLEREEVVSTYMGGGLAIPHGTKEARPFIKSTGMSIIRFPDGVDFGGDEPAFVVIGIAAAGDGHMEVLTNVAMIFSEDDAIERVMNAATPAEVMAIFEGGL; encoded by the coding sequence ATGAATATATTGTCAGAAAACAAAGTGATTATGCATGGAGCAGCCGCAGATAAAACAGAAGCCATCAAGATGGCTGGAAGATTGCTGGTGGATGCCGGACATGTGACGGATGAATATGTGCCCAAGATGCTGGAGCGTGAAGAGGTAGTCTCCACTTATATGGGCGGCGGACTGGCCATTCCGCACGGAACCAAGGAAGCGAGACCTTTCATCAAATCCACCGGCATGTCGATCATCCGTTTCCCGGATGGGGTGGACTTTGGCGGCGACGAGCCTGCTTTTGTCGTCATTGGCATTGCGGCTGCCGGAGACGGGCACATGGAGGTGCTGACGAATGTGGCGATGATCTTCTCGGAGGACGACGCGATTGAGCGGGTGATGAATGCGGCGACTCCAGCCGAGGTCATGGCTATCTTCGAAGGAGGGCTGTGA
- a CDS encoding Ig-like domain-containing protein — protein sequence MPGGAGALFSLAPGPVHGSVRLNGDGTFVYTPYAGFVGTDSFTIRYTKEDGSIILYNITMLVSPKDPASSLGISMQTEENQTLTGNLNALGFGGITAAQVVREPRNSQLVLNADGTFTLVPDPDFSGQNQFTLAVTDQAGNTFTVVGDVAVLPAGEE from the coding sequence GTGCCGGGAGGCGCGGGAGCGCTCTTCAGTCTGGCACCCGGACCGGTACATGGGTCCGTAAGACTGAACGGGGATGGTACATTCGTCTATACGCCGTATGCCGGATTCGTGGGCACCGACAGCTTCACCATCCGATACACAAAAGAGGATGGCAGTATCATCCTATACAACATCACAATGCTTGTATCGCCAAAGGATCCTGCCAGCAGCTTAGGCATCTCCATGCAGACGGAAGAGAATCAGACGCTGACCGGCAACCTGAATGCCTTGGGCTTTGGCGGTATAACCGCAGCTCAGGTGGTGCGGGAGCCTAGAAATAGTCAGCTTGTGCTGAACGCCGACGGTACGTTCACCCTGGTGCCTGATCCAGACTTCAGCGGGCAGAACCAGTTCACGCTTGCGGTGACGGATCAGGCGGGCAACACCTTTACCGTTGTCGGGGATGTTGCCGTATTGCCTGCCGGTGAGGAGTAG
- a CDS encoding glycoside hydrolase family 3 protein yields the protein MTTQAEWPFQQHDLPLDERVRDLLSRLTLDEKIAQIPQYQAAVERLNVGAYKHGTEAAHGISWLGKATSFPQPSGLACTWNPQLMKEIGAAIGDEARAFYRKNPTVNGLTLWAPTVDMERDPRWGRTEEAYGEDPQLTGQLSTALVQGIQGDHPVYLKAVATLKHFLGNNNEIDRGHCSASIDPRNMREYYLEAFKPAFREGGAQSMMTAYNSVNGVPVILHPAVMDVVKGEWEMDGFIVSDAGDLFGIVKDHKYYESFAQSMAESIKNGIDSVTEETEETIKVVREAVEQGLLTEADLDKALFNTFRVRFRLGEFDPAELNPYAAIDDSVILSSKHGELSLEAAKQSIVLLKNDNSVLPLSAAKLSKVAIIGPLGDEAFRDWYSGTQPYAVTPLQGISKKLRGKQVTFESGADDILLTSAADAKALGIIGEEGKLAVIHATESHGEMFAHTAWGWNSHILKSSSCGEYVSLNEAEQLAASSKEIYGWYVKECLNLVPEGEDKVSLRTWNDKPIHVDPENGTLRVIEANAPAEKSVFNKTIVKNGLEAAVAAAKAADTAVVFVGNHPLLNGKEEIDRPDIVLAEEQEQLVKAVYAANPNTVVVIVGSYPISSSWIDEHIPAVVYTSHSGQELGNAVADVLFGDYSPSGKLNMTWYRSVEQLPALLDYDIIQGKRTYMYFDGEPLYPFGHGLSYAELSYADLQLSSTKLEADGTLNLSVQVSNTSAIDADEVVQLYVQALESRVTRPLKQLKGFKKIHLAAGQSLTVEFILPAGELAFWDVTREQYCVEPGEYRIVIGRSSADVQLEGRITVTGDAIPPRNLFVETPAENYDGYHQVYLDECKAGGASIHPAAEGAWITFKDVQFEEGAAQFTARVSSATGGSIEIRTGRPDGELAGTVAVPSTGQLQQWEQVNGEVRISSGRTDIYLVLGGEILLSRFQFNH from the coding sequence ATGACTACACAAGCTGAATGGCCCTTCCAGCAGCATGATCTGCCTCTGGACGAACGGGTGCGCGACCTGCTGTCCCGCCTTACCCTGGATGAGAAAATAGCCCAGATCCCGCAATATCAAGCGGCTGTCGAGCGTTTAAACGTAGGCGCTTACAAACATGGGACGGAGGCGGCCCACGGGATTTCCTGGCTGGGCAAAGCGACCTCCTTTCCACAGCCAAGCGGCTTGGCCTGCACCTGGAACCCGCAGCTGATGAAGGAGATTGGTGCGGCGATTGGGGATGAAGCCAGAGCTTTTTATCGGAAGAATCCGACGGTCAACGGCCTGACCCTATGGGCACCTACCGTGGACATGGAGCGCGACCCGCGCTGGGGCAGAACCGAGGAAGCTTACGGCGAGGACCCGCAGCTGACCGGACAGCTGAGCACGGCTCTCGTGCAGGGCATTCAGGGAGACCATCCAGTTTATCTGAAAGCGGTAGCAACGCTGAAGCATTTCCTGGGCAACAACAACGAAATCGACCGTGGACATTGCTCGGCCAGCATCGATCCGCGAAATATGCGCGAGTATTATCTGGAGGCGTTCAAGCCTGCGTTCCGTGAGGGCGGAGCACAGTCGATGATGACAGCCTACAACTCCGTGAACGGCGTTCCCGTCATTCTTCATCCGGCGGTGATGGACGTTGTCAAAGGCGAGTGGGAAATGGACGGTTTCATTGTGAGCGATGCCGGAGACTTGTTCGGGATTGTCAAGGACCATAAATATTACGAATCGTTCGCCCAATCGATGGCGGAATCGATCAAGAACGGGATCGACAGCGTGACCGAAGAGACGGAAGAGACGATCAAGGTGGTACGTGAAGCCGTGGAGCAGGGGCTGCTGACGGAAGCGGATCTGGACAAAGCGCTGTTCAACACGTTCCGTGTCCGTTTCAGGCTGGGCGAATTTGATCCGGCCGAGCTGAATCCGTATGCCGCCATCGATGACTCGGTGATTCTCAGCAGCAAGCATGGCGAGTTGTCCCTGGAAGCAGCCAAACAATCGATCGTATTACTGAAAAATGACAACTCGGTTCTGCCGCTCAGCGCAGCCAAGCTGTCCAAGGTTGCGATTATTGGCCCGCTTGGCGATGAGGCCTTCCGGGATTGGTATTCCGGCACCCAGCCGTATGCGGTCACTCCGCTGCAAGGGATAAGCAAGAAGCTGCGGGGCAAACAGGTTACTTTTGAGAGCGGTGCGGATGATATCCTTCTGACCTCGGCAGCAGACGCCAAAGCACTAGGCATCATTGGTGAGGAAGGCAAGCTGGCTGTGATTCATGCCACAGAGTCCCATGGAGAGATGTTCGCGCATACCGCTTGGGGCTGGAACAGCCATATTCTGAAATCTTCCAGCTGTGGAGAATATGTGAGCCTAAATGAAGCGGAGCAGCTGGCCGCCTCCTCGAAGGAGATCTATGGCTGGTACGTCAAGGAATGCCTGAATCTGGTGCCTGAAGGAGAAGACAAGGTCTCGCTGCGTACGTGGAATGACAAGCCGATCCATGTAGATCCGGAGAACGGCACGCTGCGTGTGATAGAAGCGAATGCGCCGGCAGAGAAGTCTGTGTTCAACAAGACGATTGTTAAGAACGGCCTGGAGGCCGCAGTAGCAGCGGCGAAGGCTGCCGATACAGCTGTAGTGTTCGTGGGTAACCATCCACTGCTGAATGGCAAGGAGGAGATTGACAGACCGGATATTGTGCTGGCAGAAGAGCAGGAGCAACTGGTAAAAGCAGTCTATGCCGCCAACCCGAATACGGTTGTGGTCATCGTCGGCAGCTATCCGATCTCCTCATCCTGGATCGACGAGCATATTCCGGCGGTCGTGTATACCTCCCACAGCGGACAGGAGCTGGGTAACGCCGTGGCTGATGTGCTGTTCGGGGATTACAGCCCTTCGGGCAAGCTCAATATGACCTGGTATCGTTCGGTAGAGCAATTGCCTGCGCTGCTGGACTACGACATTATTCAGGGCAAAAGAACTTATATGTACTTTGACGGCGAGCCGCTGTATCCGTTTGGTCATGGCTTGAGTTATGCGGAGCTGTCCTACGCGGATCTCCAGCTTAGTTCCACGAAGCTGGAAGCCGATGGAACGCTGAACCTTAGCGTCCAAGTCAGCAACACATCAGCCATCGATGCGGACGAGGTTGTTCAACTCTACGTGCAGGCGCTGGAATCGCGGGTAACACGTCCGCTGAAACAGCTGAAAGGCTTCAAGAAGATCCATCTTGCTGCAGGTCAATCGCTAACGGTGGAGTTCATCCTGCCTGCAGGCGAGCTGGCCTTCTGGGATGTGACGCGTGAGCAATATTGTGTGGAGCCGGGAGAATACCGGATTGTAATCGGCCGCTCCTCGGCGGATGTGCAGCTCGAAGGACGTATTACCGTGACAGGAGACGCCATTCCGCCGCGTAATCTCTTCGTTGAAACTCCGGCAGAGAATTATGACGGCTATCATCAGGTGTATCTGGATGAATGCAAGGCGGGCGGAGCCTCGATCCACCCGGCTGCCGAAGGTGCCTGGATCACCTTCAAGGATGTGCAGTTTGAGGAAGGCGCAGCACAGTTCACTGCACGGGTATCCTCTGCCACAGGCGGCAGCATCGAGATCCGCACCGGCCGCCCGGACGGGGAATTAGCCGGAACCGTAGCCGTTCCTTCCACAGGTCAGCTGCAGCAGTGGGAACAGGTGAATGGAGAAGTCCGGATTTCTTCCGGAAGAACGGACATCTACTTGGTCCTCGGCGGCGAGATTCTGCTCAGCCGCTTCCAGTTTAATCACTAA
- a CDS encoding DMT family transporter, protein MRTNIEWIKVAVAAGFEVLWAMGLKHASTPWEWGITAVAILISFYGLISASAKLPVGTVYSVFVGLGTMGTMFADMLWFGEDFKWIKLVLVGILLVGVMGLKKVTAEPEAKEES, encoded by the coding sequence ATGAGAACAAACATAGAATGGATCAAAGTAGCTGTCGCTGCGGGATTTGAGGTCCTATGGGCCATGGGTCTGAAGCATGCGTCCACTCCCTGGGAATGGGGGATTACAGCGGTGGCCATCTTGATCAGCTTCTACGGACTGATTTCCGCCTCAGCCAAGCTGCCGGTAGGTACGGTATATTCGGTTTTTGTGGGGCTGGGGACTATGGGGACGATGTTTGCCGATATGTTGTGGTTCGGAGAAGATTTTAAATGGATCAAGCTTGTGCTGGTCGGGATTCTGCTGGTTGGCGTGATGGGTCTCAAAAAAGTAACGGCAGAACCTGAAGCAAAGGAGGAGAGTTAA
- a CDS encoding DMT family transporter: MAWIYLLVAGGFEVFGVSMIHSLNKARNWRSIGMISLGFGGSFLFLTLAMQTLPMSTAYALWTGIGASGGAVLGMLRYGEARDLRRILYIVMILGAAVGLKLVA, translated from the coding sequence ATGGCGTGGATCTATCTGCTTGTAGCCGGAGGGTTCGAGGTGTTCGGGGTATCGATGATTCACAGCTTAAATAAAGCGCGCAACTGGCGGTCCATCGGTATGATTAGCCTTGGCTTTGGGGGCAGCTTCCTGTTTCTTACGCTTGCCATGCAGACGCTGCCGATGAGTACGGCTTATGCCTTGTGGACGGGAATTGGCGCGTCCGGCGGGGCGGTGCTGGGAATGCTGCGGTATGGAGAAGCACGTGATCTGCGGCGTATCCTCTATATTGTGATGATTCTTGGAGCGGCAGTCGGACTCAAGCTGGTGGCTTGA
- a CDS encoding BglG family transcription antiterminator, with amino-acid sequence MRKITARQRRMIELLIGVSEGNTAAEIAAATGVSVRTVHREMEDIELVLRGYGLDLIRKSGKGIQVSGPEAGMEKLRMALRDEKPADYSGEDRKVYELCLLLEAEEPVKLFALAHSLKVTVATISYDLDELEPWVKKFGLLLVRRRGYGVEINGSEIDKRRALGRLAAEHLDQSDLVGHAQLNEGRPVFKMLLSTVGQGNLMHVENTLWDMDWSWIAELPEIVYMELLLGLSVTVRRLELGRLIGSSEEHGYPLLSDHRNIAGAEQLVQRLADTLTIEFPRNEMLYIAGLFDRVQDSFSTAGYAYGDMELMEIVYRLTDNVMRRTGISFQSDRTLREGLLEHIDPALKRIREGTRIRNPLLGPIRRDFEYLFEVVRSSVEELELTPRIPDEEIGFLVMHFGASMERLNQLRRSVRAILVCASGLSSSRLLATRLSKEMPQIEILRSISWYEAARLPEEEYDLMISTIDLPLPKDRYIKISPLLTAEEIEQLLSFVQNTTLKNRVPRTSEETASPQREEGALERLQSHKAILEVMVGLLKRFRFHPLDNSGMSLAATLSGMLDKLDGDVVEDHGIVLDRLLERERMASQVIPDTALALFHSRSSHILKSSLTLYRLDQPVVLEGETEVRVILLMLAPRKLSKESLEVLSEISALLLNSELVQLLEERTEAEIRAYLSAELLRFFQNKI; translated from the coding sequence ATGAGGAAAATAACCGCCAGGCAGCGCCGCATGATTGAGCTTCTTATCGGCGTAAGCGAAGGGAATACGGCTGCTGAAATTGCAGCAGCTACCGGTGTGAGCGTGAGAACCGTCCACCGGGAGATGGAGGATATTGAGCTTGTCCTGCGCGGTTACGGACTGGATCTGATCCGCAAGTCAGGCAAGGGCATTCAGGTAAGCGGTCCGGAAGCCGGTATGGAGAAGCTGCGAATGGCACTCAGGGATGAGAAGCCGGCAGACTATTCCGGCGAGGACCGCAAGGTGTATGAGCTGTGCCTGCTGCTGGAAGCGGAAGAACCAGTCAAGCTGTTCGCACTGGCCCATTCGCTGAAGGTTACTGTAGCCACGATTAGCTATGACCTGGATGAACTGGAGCCTTGGGTCAAGAAATTCGGCCTTCTGCTGGTGCGCAGGCGGGGGTATGGGGTGGAGATTAACGGCAGCGAAATTGACAAACGCCGCGCGCTTGGCCGCTTGGCCGCCGAGCATCTTGATCAGTCCGATCTGGTCGGTCATGCCCAGCTTAATGAGGGCAGACCTGTATTCAAAATGCTGCTCTCCACTGTAGGTCAGGGCAACCTGATGCATGTGGAGAACACGCTGTGGGATATGGACTGGAGCTGGATCGCGGAGCTGCCGGAGATTGTCTACATGGAGTTGCTGCTGGGTCTTTCAGTAACGGTCAGGCGTCTGGAGCTCGGCAGACTGATCGGCAGCTCCGAAGAGCACGGCTATCCGCTGCTCTCCGACCACCGCAATATTGCCGGGGCGGAGCAGCTTGTCCAGCGGCTGGCAGACACGCTCACCATAGAATTCCCCAGGAACGAAATGTTGTATATTGCCGGTCTGTTTGACCGGGTGCAGGATTCATTCTCCACCGCGGGCTACGCCTACGGCGATATGGAGCTGATGGAAATTGTCTACCGCTTGACGGATAACGTGATGAGACGCACAGGCATTTCTTTTCAGAGTGACCGTACCCTGCGTGAAGGGCTGCTGGAGCATATCGATCCTGCGCTCAAACGCATCCGGGAAGGGACGCGGATTCGCAATCCCTTGCTTGGACCCATCCGCAGGGATTTCGAGTATCTGTTCGAGGTGGTCCGCTCCTCGGTGGAGGAGCTGGAGCTTACACCGCGCATACCGGATGAGGAGATTGGTTTCCTGGTGATGCATTTTGGAGCGTCGATGGAACGGCTGAACCAGCTGAGACGCAGTGTCCGGGCGATTCTGGTCTGCGCCAGCGGACTCAGCTCCTCACGGCTGCTGGCCACAAGGCTCAGCAAGGAAATGCCGCAGATCGAAATTCTGCGCAGCATCTCCTGGTATGAAGCAGCCCGCCTGCCAGAGGAAGAATATGATCTGATGATTTCTACCATCGATCTGCCGCTTCCGAAGGATCGTTACATTAAGATCAGTCCGCTGCTGACCGCGGAAGAAATCGAGCAATTGCTCAGCTTTGTCCAGAATACGACGCTTAAGAACCGTGTTCCCCGCACCTCTGAGGAGACTGCATCCCCGCAGCGCGAAGAAGGGGCATTGGAGCGCCTGCAGAGCCATAAGGCCATTCTTGAGGTCATGGTAGGCCTGCTTAAGCGCTTCCGCTTCCATCCGCTGGACAACAGCGGAATGAGTCTTGCCGCAACCTTGTCGGGCATGCTGGATAAGCTTGACGGCGACGTTGTGGAGGATCATGGAATCGTGCTGGACCGGCTGCTGGAGCGTGAGCGGATGGCGAGCCAGGTCATTCCGGATACAGCGCTGGCGCTGTTCCATAGCAGAAGCAGCCATATTCTGAAGTCCTCCCTGACACTATACCGACTGGACCAGCCAGTGGTTCTGGAAGGGGAGACGGAGGTCCGGGTCATTCTGCTGATGCTGGCGCCGCGCAAGCTCTCCAAAGAAAGTCTGGAAGTACTCAGCGAGATCAGTGCGCTGCTGCTCAATTCGGAGCTGGTTCAGCTGCTGGAGGAACGGACGGAAGCGGAGATACGTGCGTATCTGTCCGCAGAGCTGCTGCGTTTTTTTCAGAATAAAATATGA
- a CDS encoding PTS mannitol transporter subunit IICB codes for MATTKIQTNSSAGVRIKVQQVGRMLSGMVMPNIGAFIAWGLITALFIPTGWLPNKDLATLVDPMIKFLLPLLIGYTGGQMVHGKRGGVIGAVASMGVIVGADIPMFLGAMIVGPLAGWVLKQFDRWVEGKIKAGFEMLVNNFSLGIIGGLLTLGAFKGIGPLVEGLTSILADGVQFLVNHSLLPLVNLIIEPGKILFLNNAINHGILSPIAAEESARIGKSVLFMLESNPGPGLGLLLAYWLFGRGSAKSSAPGAVIIHFLGGIHEIYFPYILMNPRLILAVIGGGVSGTFTFQLMGAGLTASPSPGSIFAYIAMTPKGEFLPMFAGVAVATIVSFLLAAVLLKTTRSNGEDDIELEEAAARVKDMKSAGTTAGTVGTATGANLTGTVNNANVRNKSDVNKIVFACDAGMGSSAMGASVLRKKLQTAGVNVTVVNSAVSEIPSDADIVITQKTLTERAIASSPKAEHISIDNFLKSPRYDELVERLK; via the coding sequence ATGGCCACAACGAAAATCCAAACAAATTCATCCGCCGGTGTGCGGATAAAGGTACAGCAGGTCGGCCGCATGCTGAGCGGAATGGTGATGCCGAATATCGGGGCATTTATCGCTTGGGGGTTAATAACTGCATTATTTATTCCAACAGGCTGGCTACCCAATAAAGATCTGGCAACTTTGGTTGATCCAATGATCAAATTCCTGCTGCCGCTCTTAATTGGTTATACAGGCGGTCAAATGGTTCATGGCAAACGCGGTGGAGTCATTGGTGCGGTAGCGAGCATGGGTGTCATTGTAGGAGCAGACATTCCGATGTTCCTAGGCGCGATGATTGTCGGCCCGCTCGCCGGTTGGGTGCTGAAGCAGTTCGACCGTTGGGTGGAAGGCAAGATCAAAGCCGGTTTCGAAATGCTTGTGAACAACTTCTCGCTGGGCATCATCGGCGGACTACTGACACTGGGTGCTTTTAAAGGAATCGGTCCATTAGTTGAGGGATTGACCAGCATCCTCGCGGACGGTGTACAGTTCCTGGTCAACCATAGCCTGCTGCCGCTCGTCAACCTTATTATTGAGCCAGGCAAAATCCTCTTCCTGAACAACGCGATCAACCACGGAATCCTTAGCCCGATCGCTGCAGAGGAATCAGCCAGAATCGGCAAATCCGTTCTGTTCATGCTGGAATCGAACCCTGGCCCGGGGCTGGGCCTTCTGCTGGCGTACTGGCTGTTCGGACGCGGCTCTGCGAAGTCTTCCGCTCCCGGTGCAGTTATCATTCACTTCCTGGGCGGGATTCATGAGATTTACTTCCCGTACATTCTGATGAATCCCCGTCTGATCCTGGCCGTTATCGGCGGTGGCGTCTCCGGAACGTTCACCTTCCAGCTGATGGGTGCAGGTCTTACCGCCTCGCCTTCGCCGGGCAGTATCTTTGCCTACATTGCTATGACACCCAAAGGTGAATTCCTGCCCATGTTTGCCGGTGTGGCCGTAGCAACCATCGTATCGTTCTTGCTGGCAGCGGTGCTGCTGAAGACCACCCGAAGCAACGGTGAGGATGATATCGAACTGGAAGAAGCAGCAGCCAGAGTCAAGGATATGAAATCAGCGGGAACTACCGCTGGAACTGTCGGAACTGCAACAGGCGCCAATCTGACGGGTACCGTCAACAACGCCAATGTACGCAACAAGAGTGATGTGAACAAAATCGTCTTCGCCTGCGATGCCGGAATGGGTTCCAGTGCGATGGGGGCTTCGGTGCTGCGTAAGAAGCTGCAGACCGCCGGTGTGAATGTTACCGTCGTCAACTCGGCAGTCAGCGAGATTCCGAGCGATGCCGATATCGTCATCACCCAGAAAACATTGACCGAGCGGGCCATTGCCAGCAGCCCGAAGGCTGAGCATATCTCCATCGATAATTTCCTGAAGAGTCCGAGATACGATGAGCTGGTAGAACGGTTGAAATAG
- a CDS encoding alpha/beta hydrolase has translation MFDYPVQEQVYATTIGGQEPLRLFIVGGPAELASGREVSEASEVSTASTPSAFSEAGEASPCSPGSMARQGRPAILFFHGAGFTTHKKRPEQFQHHAAHFASLRFVAICVEYRPPSREGLFSPLESLSHAKSAVRWVRSNASVLQVNPDKIALAGASAGGYLSLCCAMVPGFSNATDDLAVSCVPDALVIFNGGVDAEALLPLFPLEAANLATASPLLHVQGGLPPSLFFHGTEDANIPHATIQTFTEHMRLVGNESTISTFAGMGHGFFNYGSHDNVPYQRTLEESEHFLKHHGFL, from the coding sequence ATGTTTGATTACCCAGTACAAGAACAGGTTTATGCAACGACGATAGGCGGGCAGGAGCCGCTCAGGCTGTTTATCGTCGGCGGGCCGGCAGAACTTGCAAGTGGGCGTGAAGTCAGTGAAGCCAGTGAAGTCAGTACTGCCAGTACACCCAGCGCGTTCAGTGAAGCCGGTGAAGCTAGTCCGTGCAGTCCAGGCAGTATGGCCAGACAGGGCAGGCCAGCGATTTTATTTTTTCACGGAGCCGGGTTTACTACGCATAAGAAGCGGCCGGAACAGTTCCAGCACCATGCCGCCCACTTCGCTTCCTTAAGGTTCGTGGCGATCTGTGTAGAGTACCGGCCTCCTTCCAGGGAAGGATTGTTCTCCCCCCTAGAGAGCCTGAGCCATGCCAAATCAGCCGTTCGCTGGGTTCGCTCCAATGCCTCTGTCCTGCAGGTCAATCCTGACAAAATCGCCCTGGCCGGCGCGTCGGCCGGAGGTTATCTGAGTCTGTGCTGTGCAATGGTTCCAGGCTTCAGCAACGCCACTGACGACCTGGCCGTCAGTTGTGTGCCGGATGCGCTGGTTATTTTTAACGGCGGGGTGGACGCAGAAGCGCTGCTTCCCCTCTTCCCATTGGAGGCCGCCAACCTGGCCACCGCCTCTCCGCTGTTACATGTGCAAGGCGGACTGCCACCAAGCCTGTTTTTTCACGGCACAGAGGATGCCAATATCCCCCACGCCACCATACAGACATTCACGGAACATATGCGGTTGGTTGGCAATGAGTCAACAATATCTACTTTTGCAGGCATGGGGCACGGGTTCTTTAACTATGGTTCACATGACAATGTGCCTTACCAGAGAACGCTTGAAGAATCGGAGCATTTCCTGAAACATCATGGATTTCTCTAA